Below is a genomic region from Aricia agestis chromosome 16, ilAriAges1.1, whole genome shotgun sequence.
TCGCATCGCAATATCCTTCGATCGATCGACTTCACGatgtttattatataaaaacatacaaacttCCGACGAAATATTATACACTGCTAATGAATACCACAGCAAGCTTGTAAAcgatttgaaattttgataaaatgcgAGCTACATCACTATACACTTATGTATCAAAAGGAATTGAACGATTTTAATTATGACTATGTTATTTATAACGTTTTAACAACActatttgtaaacaaaacacaGCCCGTGATACGTTCAGTAAAATTATATCTTACAATAGAAATCGCGAACGCGTTGATCAAGCGCGACAAGTAGGACAAAACATGGCAGACTCGAAAAGCACACGAACATTATCTATGACTTTTTTGTAGTCTATGGTGTAAGAATGCgttcattataataaatttattcaaattatttattataatatataaatggcTGTTAAAAGTGGTATTAATATGCATAATTTTTCTTtctctaaaattaaaaacacaaaTAGCAAAACCCGTGAGCTTGTTAGGCAAAATTAAAACCTTTTTCTATTTTGCAAAAGtagctttttattttttgttgggTAGTTTTAGCAGTATTTAGTTTTGTATTGTGATATgtctatttttaattaataagtatattaaaatgaattagaatttaaaaacaATGTAAATAGCATTGTTGTTATTGTTGTCTTTGGCTTGCATTAgagcttaaaaaaatatgatttttaatcTGTAACTTTTATGGTAtagtgttgtaacttgtaggcaCTAGGCAAAGTAGGCATACATGGCATGTATAAAATATCGATATCGAAAATTTATATTTGATGATTGATTTTCTTACATGATTCCGCAGAATAgacttgttaataaaatataattattatattatactgatAGAGAAAGTTacttaacaatatatttttttcattaaataagggggcaaacgggcaaacgggtcacctgatggtaagcaactaccgtcgcccatggacactcgcaacatcagaagagctgcaggtgcgttgccggccttttaagagggaatacgctcttttcttgaaggttttcaggtcgaataggtccggaaatactgctggtgacagttcgttccagagttttacagtgcgcggcagaaagttacgcgaaaaacgcactgtggaagactgccactcatcaaggtgatgaggatggtatgtttttcgcgtgggacgatagcgaagttgcaggtggtatgattccgaacaattactcagagcactccccgtaaTACAACCAACCAattgaggatgcagagtgaagctacatctcggcgtaattccaaggggtccaagctgtttgaaacactatggcagtcaacaattcgagcggcccttcgttgaatacgatccagagggagcagttggtattttggcgcccctgcccagagatgagaacaatattccatatgaggccgaacctgcgccttgaagagttgtaggcgttgttccggactgaagtactgtctcgctctgttaagaacaccaagcttcttcgaggctaatttggccttagcctctagatgatatcggaactggacttcgctcgatatgttgacgccaagtatctcaatgctaggggcgATGGTTATAGATATGCCCTCGAAAtgaggatatacgaccattggtgactttttagtggtgaacgcgcagacttgtgtcttggcggggttgaattcgaccaagttacgtctaccccattcagagaccttctccaatgaattctccaccttagacacaagttcgtttcgactctcagtgacatttcgCCGAGAAATGTTatgggagccggtatatacagcatcacctgtactatcatccgcatagcaatgaattccgttggtttgtaacatgtcattgatatgcagtatgaatagagtaggcgatagcacacagccctgagagACACtagcatcaacagactgagtttccgagcattcgccgtcaactacgacctttatgcttctgtctgctaaaaactagtgacccacttacataatttcttgggcagcccgtatgatggaagctttgatagcagcgctttatgccaaacccgatcaaaggccttcgcaatgtccaaactaacagccaatgcctctcccttcgactcaattgcctgaacccaacgatgagtcaggtatgccaagagattattttaatcttaacaAATAAATGAAATGATGTCCTGTccaaaaacctcagaaaccgggcatgAAGAGACTGTCTTAAGTATGCATATAACAtatataaattcaaagattctgacctaaattcggaataatatatagtagaataaaacatcctgcatcgattgatacaaaaaaaatcaatgccTTACCGACAAGTTACCGACAAGCGCTCTTAAATACTATTAGCACAACACCCTGTCTCCAGCAATTTGTTCCTTTCTTCcaaaggttgcctggaagagattgctatTTAGTAATGAGGCCGCCTTTATGCACTCTCTtcattttattgtgtttttattttatttgtgtgtTTGTTACTGTGATGTGcgtaataaagtatattcattcattcaagttacgtgaaataattaattttaaaattttgatttatcatacgtaatgtttgccggaagtattacaatttttgagaattcgtcagaattgggaactttgtatcaaagataaacgGCTAAAAACTGCTTATGaatttctttgtacgatttgcgattttttaagcccaaaaaagtgggttcaccggtaaCTCTgcgaaaatatttcaatttgaaaatttttgcgaCAAGACTATATTATGaacttgggcgggggcgctgctgataaaaaagaactgtcaaatatgtccttagttccttttttcgccaccttcatttaaagcaagggtggccaaccttttcgacacttgggccaaaattcggaagtagaattttaccccaggccgcactaccaaattttattccGATTATTTATCCGATTTTGACTTTTATTCCACTACGAGTATATAATAGTGGAATAATAGTCAAAATCGGATACTCATTTTTCCTATTAGAGCTTAGTtagagcttttattttaaaagtaaaagaaaagaagtgtttgtttgctttttatagtaaataataatatgataagctAATTTTAGTatcaactttttttactttataaaaatgtgcTCGGCTCCGCGGGCCACAAGGTGACAGACGGCGGGCCGCAtgtggcccgcgggccgcgtgtGGTCTTTGATTAAAAGCTTTGCCGAGCTTTCTTGGCCGCCATTTGCAgtagtcaaattacaacaattttttttcaataataattaaatatcgtaTAGTTCTTTAAaatctattataatttaaatttatatttaatacattataattaataataagtgtctggggGTCCAAGTTTTgacatatttagtactttcataatttaattgtatgtaatacggaatttgaccttatatacatgactagctgtttcccgcgacttcgtccgcgtggacttcagtttatagcgcgcgatgtcaacaaaattggtgtcaaaagcttttataaaaaaaccctggtaccccttaaatcaatacagctgtgtagtgtgcacacaataagtactttattttttatattaaactttatattttatgccaaatttcaaagcatatttagccccccaattacacaactttacccataaactatttatcattgataggtttagccccaatttcaccaatgtctgttagtgttaacagcttgttaaaatgtcctgtcttctctttcattcatatgaaaaacgaaacagctaacgtgatactaattcgatcattaactttaacagtcgttggtgaaatttggtcttaaggttacgtcactgcctgcacagataaagtattgagttatttaataccgtagaatagatataacaatcgaaaaaaatcgagacttaaatgtaagatgataccacctcttatagaaagacttttgagcaagcgtcagcgcgatgtagaagacgcacggcgccatctattatgaattttttgaacaaatttacgacccttacaacccttttttccagtaaaaaagtagcctatgtcctttctcaggctttagactatctgtatacaaaatttcattacaatcggttcggtagttttggcgtttggcgtgaaagcgagactgacagacagacagagatactttcgcatttataatattagtatagattatgtgcacactgcacagctgtttttgggtattttgattaattaagggccgcgctacaccggaatggcagcggcgaggcgagcactttcagcgctgccattccggtgtagcgcggccctaagaggggtaccacttaccagggttttaaaaagtttttaaatttgacacaaattttgttgacaccgcgcgctataaactaaagtccacgcggaagaagtcgcgggcaacagctagtatatatataatattattataatattattaaacatcatattctaacgtattaaaaactataaacaaaaacatactaactaataagtatgattagttctatgttacaataaagtaaaaaataaaacgccatctgttgaatcgtattagaactaaaatgttcattccatcgatatatttctggattttttataatattatacataaaatatgtttaagatttttgaaattttattttaatacacatccaagacccaggaaaattgaaaactttttgttccgcctgcgggactcgaacccaggacccccgggatgagcgctggcaacgcgcaatgcgaattcattttcatcgaaattttcatggaaataagatattttcccacatcaaaatgtagcctatgtcctttctcagactctagaataactgtatacaaaatttcattgcaatcggttcagtagttttggcgtgaaagcaagacagacagacagacagacagacagagatactttcgcatttataatattagtatagtatggattataatattgttaaacatcatattctaacgtattaaaaactataaacaaaaacatactaactaataagtatgattagttctatgttacaataaagtaaaaaataaaacgccatctgttgaatcgtattagaactaaaatgttcattccattgatatatttctggattttttataatattatacataaaatatgtttaagatttttgaaattttattttaatacacatccaagacccaggaaaattgaaaactttttgttccgcctgcgggactcgaacccaggacccccgggatgagcgctggccacgcgcaatgcgaattcattttcatcgaaattttcatggaaataagatattttcccacatcaaaatgtagcctatgtcctttctcagactctagaataactgtatacaaaatttcattgcaatcggttcagtagttttggcgtgaaagcaagacagacagacagacagacagacagacagacagacagacagacagagatactttcgcatttataatattagtatggatatatccATAAGTGAAAATCATTACTTTTTTgtagtaattcttttttttttaaagttacccCCTTTATTTATTTGGTGAAGATTCAAactctttacattatatttcttGTCACCAGATGTAGATgacgtgataactgataactcattactaacaatttttagtaaaattaaattataatatgtttctgGTGATAGCCCGTAAGCGTCTTGagcattacaatatttttaattatttatttatataatatttatttatattattaatttataattaaaggtATTATTTATGCTTGTTACAAGATGTCTCTTAGCACTGCTACTTTATTATAAGACGAAGTTGTCTCTCCTGTAAAGTTTGACAGTTTGCACATTTGAGCTATCACATCTAGACCAACGAATGACGATATAATATTGTGACGAGAAACAAACGCTACTTATTAGTATTGAGTTTAATAAACCTAACCAAGATTCGGAGACTCAGGGGTAAAGAGTCAGGACACAGCTTatcccatcaagccccataagctcaccggtgagcgagacacaatagaataacaatagatattagatttccaagaatccacgatcaaaGGATTAATAAAGAATAACTAGACGCTAAAagcaaatttatttatatactatcCTATGATTAacataattcttattcttcagtAACTTCTCAAGGTTTTTCTGGTCTAAATTCATCTGTTGGGTAGGGGTTCTTGTAGACATCCATTTCTTGTAATCTCACACCTCCTTTTACAAGCTTTTTAAAGGAGGGTTCCGTAGATATTTTGTGTTAAaagctatataaataaaaatgaatttcaaaTTTTGTTAGTGTCaataaaactcgaaaacggcttaaTCGATTTGGCTAAATTTAGTCTcgaaatatttgtggaagtccagggaatgtGTGGGATATACCACTTGCACTTGTATCACTTTTCTATTAGGAgaaaagtgatacaaagtttacCGGATCATCTAGTagtatatatgtattataatgaTGCCTAGTAGTTTCAGGAATATTttaacaaagtaaaaaatagaagcaaataaataatattgtaaatattttttcttgtgacttttgttttaatgttataaaatgtagttCCATTAatttaactagctaaaagccaaaCTGTGTGAGGGCTCACGTCACGTCACCTTGACTGACTAATGATAACACATctgcataatataaataaaaattactatgttaaagcacaaaaccataggcgtgatagttttaaAGTGTACCTACCACAAAATGTAGTTGTGGGATaaactagggctcgcttcgctcgccttgataaaataattttcttacaGAGTTTTTAGCAAGAGCTCTGAGTTCCGACTTCTGACTAGTGAAAGaaaaatttttaaatcaattttttatgtttcataGTATAGAAACAGAAAGTATAAATTTTAATCTGCTTCAGAGGTCGATTACTCGAGTGTCGAAAACGTCTAACATTATaattaatcaataaaaataaaagtatcgATAAAATTTTTAACAACACTATCAAAATTCTGCCAATGTCAAAAGTTCCGTCCGCCATGATGCTTTTTGACTTTTTGTGTCTGTCAACTCCTGTCAAATTCAACATGGCGACCGCGTTGAGCGTTCCTTTGTATCCTTGTTGAGAAGCTCATCTTGCGCATAATAAGAGCACTGCTTTAACTTTGAGTTAATAAAATTGTGGAATCGTGAACTACAAACTTCTAATTTTGGATGTCAATAAGGATTGAGACGGCGAACAGCAATTGTTTACATTTGATCCAGAAAAAGGTCAAAACCTTCAAGAAAGTGTCGTGACTCGTGCATAGTGATTGTATCCTTTGGTgtcatttgtaaaatataaaaagccATCATGCCTAAGCGAGGAGGTAAACCTAATGTTTGGAATAAGCACAACAATAACCACTCTGGTAAGTTGATAttgctacaatatttttaaagatgcATGTTATTTTATGACGACAGCACTCATGTGGCAAAACACGTTATCTAACTTCGTAATTACTCACTGGAATTTCCCATTTCCTCAtgtttatttgttattatttatttattagtgtaaattttcattttgtaatattttagaaCACGATGATCGAGTGCACAATAACAGGCGCAGGGTTAGTTTTAAACCCACGCACTTTAAAGGCAAAAACAAGTTTCGTGACTGGGAATCCCATGCGGACATGGCGTTTAGCATGGAAGTTGGCCAAAATGGGGAGCAGCCCTACAGGCAAGGCTCCTTTAAGTCGCGAGGAGGCCGCCACGGGTCCCCCGCACCGAGAACTACCAAAAAGAAGTTCGTCCCTGGTCTCTTACCTTGGTATCAGATCATAATTCCTTATGGAGCCAAGCACGAGAAAGATGTTCTGCTACGAGCTATCCTCGGCTTTATTTCTCCGGATGTTTTCATTCCGCACTATTTCAAAGTGAACGGAAATGCTGCAATATTCTATGTCGATGATGTGAAGATTGCCGAAAAGCTGTATTATGCTGACAGAAAAATATTCATGTCTGATGGTTTCAAGTTGGTCTTGATTGTGAAGAATTCAATACCGACTGTGAAAGTGGACGCTGAACTAAAAGAGAAAATGAAAATGGCAATGGTGAAGAGATACAATGCAGCCACCAAAGCCTTGGACCTGACGAAATTCCATGCTGATGAAGGTAATTTGGTtcatatgtatatatgtatatactaatataatattataaagctcaaAAGTtggtttgtttgttgttttaaatatacttattacagTACAGCATAAATTATGTATACAACTATTAAACATGTACTAATTTTGAGGAGTTATGTCTCTATACTTTTTATCAATAAAGGTTTTGTTTTTAAGGAATTAGTCAAAAATTCTAAAACAACCTAAAGTTTAATCCTATATATAgataagaaaattaatattacaatttattttcagaACTATCAGATGTCTTCTGTGCTCTTTTCCGACCAGTTGTGATGATAACGGCCATTGATATAATAGCAGAGAACATTCCAGACTTAGAAGCGCTAAACCTAAACGACAATAAACTACATGGATTAGATCATTTGAGTATATTGTGCTCAAAACTTAAATGTTTAAAGATCTTGTATCTGGGAGATAACAGGGTAAGTGTAAGCTTAAAAGTTTGTTGAATCTAATATCATGTCTGAAGCTACTGGAAACAAATTTGTTCTTATGTGCAGTTCAACATGAAATTCTCCGAAATAACATTAGTCATCTTTATTTTGTATATGAATTTATCTCTGATGTAGATCTTTGTATCCAAATCACAGATTCtgattttatatttactagATTCCATTCATCGGTTCGCTGGATCCGCTGAAGATGCTGCCGCTGGTGGAACTGTACCTCAAAGGCAACCCGTTGGTTAACAGGTTCAGTGACCATGACATCTACGTCAGGTAATGTTTGGATTGATGTAACTTGATAGTTTTCaaaggtttattatttagcaacaCATGAGGTTCCGAAGTAGTAGGCAATATAAACGCATGTATGGAGAAAAAGTACCTACTTGGACTGCACAGTTTAGTCACAGTTGCTTGATGCGTTTTAGTTAATAGCTATTTGTGAAAGTTTGTCCCAAAAATAAATCCTGTGTCTCTTTTTACTTCAAACTGGACACATTCATACAAGTATTCCTTTCATATTTGTCTCTTCTGTGATGGAACTGTGCAGTTTTATTCTAATGAGTACAGCAAGTGTTACTCGCACTTGGGACTTGATTGACAATGATTCATTATTAATGTTACTGTGACGCTTTCCTATCTAAATTTATTTGCTTCTATGACATCCAAGTTTATGATTGAAGAagatcataaataatattatatttatttataagtttaaacgaaaaacatttatttatccttattttattaaaaaaactaaacttaagaacctataaattattataccaagacaaaacaaaaaatattgttgtgtgtGTACTGTAATTCcagataaaaacaaaaaaaaaatgatcagttttctaatgttttatgaacatttcGTAATTTGTATCCATGAAAACTTGTGTTTTATAAAGTAGTCAGAAATAgcagtaaataatttttaatgttgaatacttttttataaaaatattgttaaagatATTTTGGCTACAACTTTAACTTACTAAACTcttaaccaattttttttaatattgtgtcACTACTCACTGTACTGTATTGATTCTCATCCTAAACAAAGCTCAATATGTATTgtcatttatattttgtatttattgttatcaattatcatcgcatcttataatatgtttatcataactatttaaaaatgttatatgaCTTAAAAATTTACCACTGTACATCTTCCTTTAACAATgcttattattaaacatttgTGGAATGTAGCTTCTTAAGACATTGCTACAGAATTCAAGGTTGCAGTGTTAAATTTTTGTTAACTTTCAAGAATACAAAAGTTAGATAGAGCTTTGTCAAACAAAAGTGAGAAAAGCGCACACTACATATTTACACAAAGCCACACGATGATGCAAATCATCATGAAGACAGAAGAATAGCTTTGTTAATGTCTGTTTTGCAAAACTCTGTTTTAACTTATTTATGTGTTCTGATATGAGCAAAGTCAAGTAAGGTAAAAGAGAAAAGAAAGAATTTTATGCATGATGGGAACCATGGGAGTTTTCCAAACTTTCAGTTTAGATTTTATGATGTTTGTACCAATATTTGCATGATTACAGTCATGAAGTTCTTTCTATTTGAGCTATtttgttttcataaaaataatatcgaaTTATTGCCTTGTATATCATATAACTTTGATACAGAACTTGTGAATTGGCGTACAACATGGGAACTACAGACCAAGCGAACCTTTGTCAATGAAAATGtcacaaaaagtattttaacaCACTCTCTCATCTATAATACAATTTAGTACATTGACTTACAAACCACATATTTCTGTATGCACATTATAGccaatattttctttaattatttcaaatcgTGCTTCCTATAAGGCCCTGCACATTGCTACTTTTTCAGTTATGTGTTAGTACACCTAGACTAGGTGTACTAACACATACTGTATTGATTGTGTACAGCTGTAAGAAGTGACTTTGCTCAGGAACCCAAGCCaatgtattaaattattatgtatgatGTCTGTACAGTCACCAACAGAGTTGGTGTacttttgaattttatttcccAATGATATCAACTGTTTCCGATCTTAAGACTTAGTAATAGGATTCAAGATTTGTACAAACGAGTACTACTTAGTACTAGTACTtacttagtagttagtacaCCAACCACTATTTTGGTGACATTTTTTGCAAATTGCATCAATGTAGATTCATTCTTTGTTTGATCCAGTCAAACCAATGTTTAAAACATTTATCTgacgaacatatttttttttctgtttcaaATGTAACAAGGATTGGATCAAACAAGTCAAGGCACACAGGagtatcagggaagttgattcatatgctGATGGCGACCCTACGTAgattggtcgagttatgtcaaaccaaGTCAACAGATCATAActtacattaaattgacataatatgaccaaatgacataggtccgtcaactgcctatgaatcaatttcttcaatggtacattGCAATTTAGTAGAATCGAGGTACTGGTCTGTGGTCTCCATGTTGGGCTCTATTTATCGTCTTGAGAGTTTCAGATGATCTATTTGTTGGCATGTTCTGTGTCCAGTGACGTCCGGAAGAAGTTCCCCAAACTCGTTCGACTGGTGAGTCCTTATGTCTGCTTGCATTAATTTTTAAGATGCATCTAACTTGCTAAAACCTCTATGGAAAAAACTTgatctgtcaattttttttctgagtGGTTCTTCTTCAGTTAAATGTCTACTGTATCTTAGGTCTGACTCCAAACTGACCCTTAGGGCTTAACATATAATTTAAGCCCTAAGGGTCagtttatactagcgcagagttgaagcgcatcgaagcgaattaaaactgaacataacaaattcaaccttaactccaaagatCCATTCTCCACTTTATTACtgctgagaatttaaaaaggcgcgtgaatgcgccc
It encodes:
- the LOC121734890 gene encoding nuclear RNA export factor 1 — its product is MPKRGGKPNVWNKHNNNHSEHDDRVHNNRRRVSFKPTHFKGKNKFRDWESHADMAFSMEVGQNGEQPYRQGSFKSRGGRHGSPAPRTTKKKFVPGLLPWYQIIIPYGAKHEKDVLLRAILGFISPDVFIPHYFKVNGNAAIFYVDDVKIAEKLYYADRKIFMSDGFKLVLIVKNSIPTVKVDAELKEKMKMAMVKRYNAATKALDLTKFHADEELSDVFCALFRPVVMITAIDIIAENIPDLEALNLNDNKLHGLDHLSILCSKLKCLKILYLGDNRIPFIGSLDPLKMLPLVELYLKGNPLVNRFSDHDIYVSDVRKKFPKLVRLDGVDLPPTIGFDVSEDVSLPARQQSFLVDPSGQDLVREFLTQYFAIYDSESRQQLLEAYHESAIMSMAANYNTNDNRNAATYRLNSYISNSRNIMRITERDYRRRYLKSGKLHIVSFLSDLPKTKHDLMGFAVDLLVFTPAMIVLTMNGVFKETHINGNPTRSFHRTFVIVPNNSGGFSIINDMLFVTNTTKEQEERSFSSGVEPAAAPAPAAPAHDDTQRAMLVALAQQTGMNEHWTINCLQETAWDFQRALFIFNQLNSEGKIPPEAFVK